The following are from one region of the Plasmodium gaboni strain SY75 chromosome 12, whole genome shotgun sequence genome:
- a CDS encoding hypothetical protein (conserved Plasmodium protein, unknown function), whose product MEETENVYCPKLQNFNDETSENVNDTSDDKNKNNDDNNDYDDNNVNMLDDKHNLENEEDNNKDNMMIFSSILRYQRYKTKKGNIYFDFKNTNLSLNEKDMLVQSSNFYHLFDIKSLLCPHIYLNVNSHININISDYKNYLKRVFNNDNIVDDKNEIVKYSSCQEFIFEAVEQVEHIEVFTKVQIVKKLFLFLNQNVAEKMKNYINNIPIINSNDYVLVQTNLKNDLLLGYVKSSKYNLFFEILNMKKCFHSFLNENIIIYEINEDKEGYFKTIDGKKYLKEQIIYEKKDLLKNLDFYLMYYCDYYFSSNSIIEWEKKYNNNNNNINCVSNNNNNNCSHKNNQQFIENDYNDMHLFFSFNICIKSVKNNLFLHIIFNDNNLKISDEYFIESFPHYEDLNLYNKQFDINKMDKNLFKSNTFFINNLYYHLKCKLLCVFKFINMSVDDFMTDIHISQIKKKGHINEKDSYMLYTFNIHTLSNEGMVYIFFCNLYISNMFKENNFEIRVPTYLHFQLNKQNSYKKLKLIKYNSKFLYSLCYKEKGDCKKKKKKNDLHEKGSDNNRDNNNSDINNNNNNNNGNYYCSHNTIFSNDEKFIFNSSDFNKLDQIKNDNYLIKDEKINKNFIFERGNYKYTFILISSKCDIIIITLRNKKKKKEEYNNKLNRYSSCSINENVYLENVEIINYSSSNNKNTNNIICNTIINKYNYEINNNIKNKNKSCVLFEIVCFYENGEMQKYIYTCSLKNENFEFFLNNKEEEKTKSINCKKCFFKPILFPFNEELLNKKKNSNDLVLYNIKLSDFKNLIYIYFQEKKIEGISLTINNECLIINYIKMVSKLLKKILQNFYNSDDLDIVYNFQNDIKNKCHNLSENINISSDSTICHAIKKNEIHNNNIKYNLFTQREVKSSFFEFKYILFGFYDLFLINQKNYTDLNEKKKEEYKKNFINCFDTHSHYNFLNIIKEYINYDYIINKCSYNISNDTQKKKKIKLNFYYFLLIIQYFKKTYIQENKSSFFYMVYNELLQNDKYLKHFYNTYNEIDKKTNIHLNDNDNNIDTNEIKKNEETDIILKNMNFFDNYQLINIRKYDLILFSFLFHMYNFCLKQNGLSNDEFNSHITYFLINKKMKKYKKKYRYICKKKIDTNENNDNNININMCHSKNYKEKNFEEHKNNMLNKQNESLDNLKENIFLSKNIYDNQLSSLKNLKQNKTNINEKYNQNKIIINYLTWKKCLYYIYKIKKYTRKIETYQELYISSILYININLCQIFFILLNILRMNNTNIYTNIHFDIRKNNLDYFYLLIILNFYSLFYMLILDQKYSIIHDEDNNTYISKHINNKKYMEENDKNIISLLSFFNNIYEENKEELLKNDEKKKINNHNRNTDILYTSSSGVNISVSTQYLEQYLILIYNIIKDKINNIKEDNYIMEKFIFKINCMICNKVCVTNIYNNYYICENNHIFNKCMLTFGCIYKNHIILPTVYILHDINDKLFPITNDHILSYNLQYYLDHIYFCSFCYNFITTQNSFYKKFFLFNQCPFCNHELNIL is encoded by the exons atggaAGAAACTGAAAATGTTTATTGTCCAAAACTTCAAAATTTTAATGATGAAACATCTGAGAATGTAAATGATACTAGTGATgataaaaacaaaaataatgatgataataatgattatgatgataataatgttaataTGTTAGATGACAAACATAATTTAGAGAATGaagaagataataataaggataatatgatgatattttcttctattCTACGTTATCAAAGATATAAAACCAAGAAAggtaatatttattttgattttaaaaatacaaacttatctttaaatgaaaaagatatGTTAGTTCAAAGTAGcaatttttatcatttgtTTGATATAAAATCTTTACTTTGCCctcatatatatttgaatgTTAATTctcatattaatataaatatatcggattataaaaattatttgaaaagagtatttaataatgataatatagtagatgataaaaatgaaattgTTAAATATAGTTCATGTCAGGAATTTATATTTGAGGCTGTAGAGCAGGTTGAACATATAGAAGT GTTTACCAAAGTTCAGATAGTGAAaaaactttttttattcctAAATCAAAATGTTGCcgaaaaaatgaagaattaCATTAACAACATTCCTATTATAAATTCAAACGATTATGTACTAGTTCAGacaaatttaaaaaatgatttgTTGCTTGGATATGTAAAGAGTAGTAAGTATAATCTATTTTTTGAAATCTTAAACATGAAAAAATGTTTCcattcatttttaaatgaaaatataattatatatgaaataaatgaaGACAAAGAAGGTTATTTTAAAACTATCGatggaaaaaaatatttaaaagaacaaataatatatgagAAAAAAGATTTACTTAAAAATTTGGATTTCTATTTAATGTATTATTGTGATTACTATTTCTCATCAAATTCGATAATTGAAtgggaaaaaaaatataataataataataataatattaattgtgttagtaataataataataataattgtagtcataaaaataatcaGCAGTTTATAGAAAACGATTATAACGATATGCAtctctttttttcttttaatatatgtataaaatctgtaaagaataatttatttcttcatattatttttaatgataataacCTTAAAATTAGCgatgaatattttattgaATCCTTTCCACATTATGAAGATTTAAATTTGTATAATAAACAatttgatataaataagatggataagaatttatttaaatcaaataccttttttataaataatttatattatcatttaaagtgtaaattattatgtgttttcaaatttataaatatgtcAGTTGATGATTTTATGACAGATATACATATATCtcaaattaaaaaaaaggggcatataaatgaaaaagataGTTATATGTTGTATActtttaatatacatacattAAGTAATGAAGGTATggtatatatttttttttgcaatttatatatatcaaatatgtttaaggaaaataattttgaaaTACGTGTTCCTACATATTTACATTTCCaattaaataaacaaaattCATACAAAAAGTTAAAATTgattaaatataattcaaaGTTTTTGTATTCACTATGttataaagaaaaaggtgattgtaaaaaaaaaaaaaaaaaaaatgatcTTCATGAAAAAGGtagtgataataatagagataataataatagtgatattaataataataataataataataatggtaattattattgttcccataatacaattttttctaatgatgaaaaatttattttcaatagCTCTGATTTTAACAAATTGGAtcaaattaaaaatgataattatttaataaaggatgagaaaataaataagaattTTATCTTTGAAAGAggaaattataaatacacTTTCATTCTTATTTCTTCTAAATgtgatataataataataacattgcgtaacaaaaaaaaaaaaaaagaagaatataataataaattgaATAGATATTCATCATGTAgtataaatgaaaatgtttatttagaaaatgtagaaattattaattattcTTCATCCAATAATAAgaatacaaataatattatatgtaatactataataaataaatacaattatgaaataaataataatataaaaaataagaataagAGTTGTGTCTTATTTGAAATTGTTTGTTTTTATGAAAACGGAGAAATGcaaaagtatatatatacttgttctttaaaaaatgaaaattttgaattctttcttaataataaagaagaagaaaaaacaaaaagtataaattgtaaaaaatgtttttttaaacctattctttttccttttaatgaagaattattaaataaaaaaaaaaattcaaatgatcttgtattatataatataaaattaagtgatttcaaaaatttaatttatatttattttcaagaaaagaaaattgAAGGAATTAGTCTAActattaataatgaatGTCTAATTATTAATTACATTAAAATGGTAAgtaaattattaaaaaaaattttacaaaatttttataattcgGATGACCTAGatattgtatataattttcaaaatgatataaaaaataaatgtcATAATTTAAGTGAgaacataaatatttctaGTGACAGTACTATTTGTCATGCTATTAAAAAAAACgaaatacataataataacataaaatataatttatttacaCAAAGAGAAGTAAaatcttcattttttgaattcaaatatatcctttttggattttatgatttatttttaatcaatcaaaaaaattatacagatttaaatgaaaagaaaaaagaagaatataaaaaaaattttattaattgtTTTGATACACATAgtcattataattttttaaatattataaaagaatatattaattatgattatataataaataaatgttcTTATAACATTTCCAATGatacacaaaaaaaaaagaaaattaaattaaacttttattattttcttttaattatacaatattttaaaaaaacatatattcaggaaaataaaagttcttttttttatatggTATATAATGAGTTGTtacaaaatgataaatatttaaaacatttttataatacatataatgaaatagataaaaaaactaatattcatttaaacgataatgataataatattgatacaaatgagataaaaaaaaatgaagaaacagatataatattaaaaaatatgaatttttttgataattatcaacttattaatataagaaaatatgatctcattttattttcctttttatttcatatgtataatttttgtttgAAACAGAATGGACTTAGTAACGATGAATTTAATTCTCATATAACTTactttttaattaataaaaaaatgaagaaatataaaaaaaaatatagatacatttgtaaaaagaaaatagatacaaatgaaaataatgataataatattaatattaatatgtgTCATAGTAAAAATtacaaagaaaaaaattttgaagagcataaaaataatatgttaaacaaacaaaatgaatctttagataatttaaaagaaaatatatttttatcaaaaaatatttatgataatCAATTAAGTAGtcttaaaaatttaaagcaaaataaaacaaatataaatgaaaagtataatcaaaacaaaattataatcAATTATTTAACATGgaaaaaatgtttatattatatatacaaaattaaaaaatatactaGGAAGATAGAAACATATcaagaattatatatttcttctatattatatattaatataaatttatgccaaatattctttatacttttaaatatattaagaatgaataatacaaatatatatacaaatatacattttgatataagaaaaaataatttagattatttttatttattaattatactaaatttttatagtctattttatatgttgATTTTAGATCAAAAATATAGTATAATACACgatgaagataataatacCTATATAAgtaaacatataaataacaaaaaatatatggaagaaaatgataaaaatataatatcacttttgtctttttttaataatatttatgaagaaaataaagaggaattgttaaaaaatgacgaaaaaaaaaaaataaataatcataatagGAACACAGATATATTGTATACATCTTCAAGTGGTGTAAATATATCAGTTAGTACACAGTATTTAGAACAATATcttattttaatttataatataataaaagataaaataaataatatcaaagaagataattatattatggagaaatttatttttaaaattaattgTATGATATGTAATAAAGTATGTGTtactaatatatataataattattatatatgtgaaaataatcatatatttaataaatgtatGTTAACCTTTGgatgtatatataaaaatcatattattttaccaacagtttatatattacatgatataaatgataaattatttCCTATTACTAATGatcatattttatcatataatttacaatattatttggatcatatttatttctgttctttttgttataattttataacaacgcaaaattctttttataaaaaattctttCTATTTAATCAATGTCCATTTTGTAATCATGAATTGAATATTCTGTAA
- a CDS encoding putative integral membrane protein codes for MVSKKTIEARKAYYNDDVVRSKEAHDFYHNLDKHGENHNLDKDNLKTIIFGSLDGIITIFAIVSGCVGAKITPTQVIIIGIGNLFANAISMGFSEYTSSTAQRDFMLAEKKREEWEIENCPSEEKQEMIDIYMNKYKFDSEDARNLVEITFRNKNFFLEHMMSEELGLIVTNEDKSECLKKGIIMFLSFAVFGIIPLSAYVAYTVFFGYSDYTTSFLVVFFSTLTTLFILGLFKSQFTNQKPITCALYMVLNGMIAGMVPFLLGVVLKNNISE; via the exons ATGGTTAGTAAAAAAACAATAGAAGCTAGAAAGGCTTACTATAATGATGATGTAGTTCGTTCAAAAGAAGCTCATGACTTTTATCACAACTTAGATAAACATGGTGAAAATCACAATCTTGATAAGgataatttaaaaacaataatatttgGAAGTTTAGATGGTATAATTACTATATTTGCTATAGTATCAGGTTGTGTAGGGGCAAAAATTACTCCTACTCAAGTTATTATAATAGGTATAGGAAATTTATTTGCAAATGCTATATCAATGGGATTTAGTGAATATACCAGTTCAACTGCACAAAGAGATTTTATGTTAGCTGAAAAGAAAAGAGAAGAATGGGAAATTGAAAATTGCCCATCTGAAGAAAAACAAGAAATGAttgatatttatatgaataagTATAAATTTGATAGTGAAGATGCTAGAAATTTAGTTGAAATAACTtttagaaataaaaatttcttTCTTGAACATATGATGTCTGAAGAATTAGGTTTAATTGTAACTAATGAAGATAAAAGTGaatgtttaaaaaaaggaattaTCATGTTTTTAAGTTTTGCTGTTTTTGGTATAATTCCATTATCCGCTTATGTTGCATATACTGTATTTTTTGGATATTCGGATTATACTACATCCTTTTTAGTTGTCTTTTTTTCAACACTAACAACTTTATTTATACTAGGATTGTTCAAG TCGCAATTTACTAATCAAAAGCCTATTACGTGTGCCCTTTATATGGTATTAAATGGAATGATTGCAGGAATGGTACCTTTCCTATTAGGAGTTGTACTTAAAAATAACATTTCCGAAtaa
- a CDS encoding putative mitochondrial carrier protein, whose translation MSNDLINGSILHCLETASLGMPLEVWKTRMCIYRNENTIKSFKNIYNKGIGQFYAGFYAKLIESGSKGAVLLLSKEQIIKFCNDMNINKTTSGFIGGACGGIFQSLVMTPCTFFITASIDKKINYKEKFIHIFKNTGITTLYKGNTAMCLRQGTNWASRQGITEWIRSIVMERKKNNKNKNEDINNIKGVIFSGNEITRNKIQNNNNNNTSQNKSPELTASEELFCGIVGGALSVWNNPFDVVRVYMQNNANKNIKLTFFQSFINLYKEGGILYLYKGVIPRCFLCIWQTLFMVTGIKILNKYF comes from the coding sequence ATGAGTAatgatttaataaatgGTTCTATTTTGCATTGTTTAGAAACAGCTAGTTTGGGTATGCCCCTGGAAGTATGGAAAACAAGAATGTGTATTTACAGAAATGAAAATACAATTAAATCAtttaagaatatatataataaaggGATAGGTCAATTTTATGCTGGTTTTTATGCAAAGTTAATTGAAAGTGGTAGTAAAGGGGCagttttattattatcaaaagaacaaataataaaattttgtaATGATATGAATATTAATAAGACAACTAGTGGTTTTATTGGTGGAGCATGTGGGGGTATATTCCAATCATTAGTTATGACACCATGTACATTTTTCATAACTGCTAGtattgataaaaaaattaattataaagaaaagttcatacatatatttaaaaatactGGAATTACAACTTTATATAAAGGAAACACTGCTATGTGTTTAAGGCAAGGCACAAATTGGGCAAGCAGGCAAGGCATTACTGAATGGATAAGAAGTATAGTTATggaaagaaaaaaaaataataaaaataaaaatgaagatataaataatataaaaggTGTAATTTTTTCTGGAAATGAAATCAcaagaaataaaatacaaaataataataataataatacaagTCAAAATAAATCACCAGAATTAACAGCAAGTGAAGAACTTTTTTGTGGAATTGTTGGAGGTGCTCTTTCTGTTTGGAATAACCCTTTTGACGTTGTTCGGGTTTATATGCAGAATAATgcaaataaaaatattaagCTAACATTTTTTCAGtcatttattaatttatataaagaagGAGGTATTCTATACTTATATAAAGGTGTTATACCTCGATGTTTCCTTTGTATATGGCAAACATTATTTATGGTTACTGgcataaaaatattaaataaatatttttaa
- a CDS encoding putative 50S ribosomal protein L24 — protein MSRYVKYFVQAKKLDKRKRKYYKLDFLELNKELSIPHPLREQNQPKRLDLSKYLNIEVGDLVKVLYGPDKDKEGLVLSINPKRNTVTVDGCNMKKSAWNVTDNKKGSIITQEMPIHITNVSLLDPISKKPTVVKRRYMMNGECVRISKISGCAMPEPVHKNILKEQNNYERFIHQKKTGPPIKDIYAEKDYKNFNLLKKIAYEIKKKRFYDMKNFFKKDDQVENDTH, from the coding sequence ATGTCGAgatatgtaaaatattttgttcaaGCAAAAAAACTAGATAAAAGGAAAAggaaatattataaactAGATTTCCTAGAATTAAACAAAGAATTAAGTATTCCACATCCTTTAAGAGAACAAAATCAACCGAAACGATTGGACTTGTcgaaatatttaaatatagaAGTAGGTGATTTAGTTAAGGTGTTGTATGGACCGGATAAAGATAAAGAAGGGTTAGTATTAAGCATTAACCCTAAAAGAAATACAGTAACTGTTGATGGATGTAATATGAAGAAATCTGCTTGGAATGTAACAGATAATAAGAAAGGTTCAATTATTACACAAGAAATGCCTATTCATATAACAAATGTTTCTTTATTAGATCCAATAAGTAAAAAACCAACAGTTGTCAAAAGGAGATATATGATGAATGGTGAATGTGTACGTATATCTAAAATTTCAGGGTGTGCAATGCCTGAACCtgttcataaaaatatcttgaaggaacaaaataattatgaacGGTTTATACACCAAAAAAAAACCGGACCTCCCATCAAAGATATATATGCAGAAAAGGATTACAAAAATTTcaatttattaaaaaaaatagcctatgaaataaaaaaaaagcgattttatgatatgaaaaatttttttaaaaaggaTGATCAAGTTGAAAATGACACTCActaa
- a CDS encoding GTP cyclohydrolase I, translating into MEEKKKKSYNNNFSGLLNNGTDDNNKKEKLKNSISKMYINNNNRKTFNDSEKEDLVVIEEKNNKKKKKKHMINTFEQDSNDNMNDNKRLGSFFKINDKCESINENMNNINKESPNDCILFENINKKEYFRETKEENNDSNKSNDIEKINCINVKKKTIKKNKKKINNKIINNNNKTSKSNEIEEQIINISKHIYKILNISKLPNCDILKRTNKRYAETFLYLTNGYNMDIEQIIKRSLYKRMYKNNSIIKVTGIHIYSLCKHHLLPFEGTCDIEYIPKKYIIGLSKFSRIVDVFSRRLQLQEDLTNDICNALKKYLKPLYIKVSIVAKHLCINMRGVKEHDAKTITHASYKEEKENSTVHSLNMDCSVENLN; encoded by the coding sequence atggaagaaaaaaaaaaaaaaagttataataacaatttCTCAGgattattaaataatggaactgatgataataataaaaaggagaagttaaaaaatagtatatctaaaatgtatattaacaataataatagaaaaaCTTTTAACGACAGTGAGAAGGAAGACCTTGTTGTGATAGAggaaaagaataataaaaaaaagaaaaaaaaacatatgATAAATACATTTGAACAAGATagtaatgataatatgaatgataataaaaggTTAGGTAGCTTTTTTAAGATAAATGATAAATGTGAATCTATTAATGAGAAcatgaataatattaataaagaatCTCCTAATGATTGTATACtatttgaaaatattaataagaAGGAATATTTTAGAGAAACcaaagaagaaaataatgattCCAACAAAAGTAATGATATAGAAAAGATAAATTGTATAAATGTGAAGAAGAAAActattaaaaagaataaaaagaagattaataataaaattataaacaATAACAATAAAACATCTAAATCAAATGAGATAGAAGAACAAATAATTAACATTAgtaaacatatatataaaatattaaatatatcgAAATTACCAAATTgtgatatattaaaaagaacaaataaaagatatgctgaaacatttttatatttaacTAATGGTTATAATATGGATATagaacaaataataaaaagatctttatataaaagaatgtataaaaataattcaataATCAAAGTTACAggtatacatatatattcattatgTAAACATCATCTTTTACCTTTTGAAGGTACATGTGatattgaatatatacccaaaaaatatattattggATTATCTAAATTTTCAAGAATAGTCGATGTCTTTTCTAGAAGATTACAGTTACAAGAAGATTTAACTAACGATATTTGTAACgctttaaaaaaatatttaaaaccattatatattaaagtATCTATTGTAGCTAAACatttatgtataaatatgaGGGGGGTTAAAGAGCATGATGCAAAAACTATAACTCATGCATCTtataaagaagaaaaagaaaattcTACAGTTCATTCATTAAATATGGACTGTTCTGTggaaaatttaaattaa
- a CDS encoding hypothetical protein (conserved Plasmodium protein, unknown function): MDLFNCQYCSISPFDYILDYLYGDTSSKKEEKKKKSNITYDDSSSNNVSQVVSKIDEEIEKRTTNEILLLCRAWENYVHPRAKEYWKDSQQLQNILCKIANGITKNDDPILGDDYACVFWYGDKNKNDNCPIISVKKGNDNIETITYVNRVLIFLYADEASFQELQKKPKKAFTMACGNTNCINLTHISLDD, encoded by the exons ATGGATCTTTTTAATTGTCAGTATTGTTCCATATCACCGTTCGACTATATTTTAGATTATCTATATGGTGACACGTCGTCAAAAAAagaagagaaaaaaaaaaaatccAACATTACTTACgat GATAGTAGCAGTAATAATGTGTCTCAAGTAGTATCAAAAATTGATGaagaaatagaaaaaaGAACAACCAACGAAATATTACTTCTATGTAGAGCATGGGAAAATTATGTACATCCAAGAGCAAAAGAATATTGGAAAGATTCCCAACAActtcaaaatatattat gTAAAATTGCTAATGGtataacaaaaaatgaTGACCCAATTTTGGGTGATGATTATGCGTGTGTATTTTGGTATGgagataaaaataaaaatgataacTGTCCGATCATATCAgtaaaaaaaggaaatgATAATATAGAGACTATAACATATGTGAATAGAGTTcttatattcttatatgCAG ACGAAGCAAGTTTTCAAgaattacaaaaaaaacCCAAAAAAGCATTTACCATGGCTTGTGGAAATACCAACTGTATTAATTTAACACACATTTCTTTAGATgattaa